Within the Tachysurus fulvidraco isolate hzauxx_2018 chromosome 3, HZAU_PFXX_2.0, whole genome shotgun sequence genome, the region GAGACATAGTGTATAAACGCAGCGGATACATTAAGCCGGAAACGAAGTGAAAGTTTGCGGATATGCAAAAGTCAACAAGTATTGAACACATCACAATCCTGTTCCACGTCTCAGTTCGTATCTCATATTATTCCGTTTCTATCGAACAAGAAATCGTGTTGTTCCTGCACGAATATAAGCTTACCTCAAGTGGTCTGAAACCTTTTAAACCCACAAgcgctcttctcttctcttctcttctcttctcttctcttctcttcgaGTCTTCAGTAAGTTTCCAGCTGTCGTCCGTCTTTTCGTTGCTTTACTCCAATCGCAGCAGAGAATTCCCCAAACGTCCCGCCCCCTGACTCAAACGTGTACCAATCACAAGCCAAGTAAGTCCACGCTTTAGAGACAATAACTGACAAGCACAGGTgtcaaagtaaataaatcagtcaACACCATACACAAGACATCTACATGTGTAATTaaataatagtttttatttttacagcattCACATGGTGTTCATATACTAGAAAGGCATTGAAATCTGTTAGGTGGtggtatatttacatttccagcacgTGGAAGACGccattacataatttttttatacaactgagcaattgtgggttaagggccttgctcaggggcccaacagtggcagcttggtggacctgggatcgaactcacaaccttaaccattaggcaaCCACATGCCCTAGATGTACCAGCTTCAAtcatcttccgtgcgatgaagattttggacctccactgagatgaggctgactctgagaatcctgaggcatctagagatctaccagctccagttggtcTCTGcgatactaagaggagatgtgaactccatgtgatcttttgcatcaatacaacatttatcagactgtatatttataatcacacccttcagtgtcacccatatgaggatgaggttcccctctgagtctggttcctcttagggtttccatctaagggagtttttccttgccactgctgcctgagtcaccacagacttgctcataagggataaatacatacacattatgAACTaattatatctaatattaatcttgaattttgtattctattaatctttatattattccttacattaaccttttgttctatgtttatgttctgtaaagctgctttgagacaatgtccattgtaaaaagcgctatacaaacaaacttgaattgaattgaatgtgcacataccacatatatactgtataggaaTAATCTAGGAATAAACCCTATTACATGTAGGATTTAATCAAAATTTTTTTCAGGATCTTTACTTATTAGGGATTCAGCACGCAACAAGGAAGAACCTAGAGCAGAGTGTTCACTTGGTAAAATAGACCAGTCTATGCAAATACCAGCCTTAGGCTTATTTGCACAAGGCTTGTGAACAGAGGTTCCCAGTGTCGGTATATAATCTAAGTGTATAATGTGTTTACACCCGggtgtgcaaaaataaataaataaataaataaataatcctcaAACTTGGTCACAATTGGATTCTATCTCTGAATCTAAGTGACATCCTACTtccattatatactgtataaaagtcCTCACTTTGTATGGCTTTGTGGACTGTTTAATAATGACCTCGTGAATAATGGAAgatactgtgttatacagtagATCGAATTGAAAAATGATTATAATCACAGCACAGAGGTGtggctctgtttttttctgtgcagGGAAATTGTATACCGTAGGAATATCAGTATATTTTCAGATTCATGTACTGTAGTTATTCAATCTGCCAATCACGTGGAAGCTGCACAATGTAGAAAAGCATATAAGTAGAAATCAAATGGTTCAGATTACATTCAGCTCAAACATCAGACTGACTGTGGTATGGCATTTGGTGCTAAATGGGCTGGTGTGAATATTTCAGAATCTGTCCGTATCATATACCATCATACCAAACCCATCATCTCACTGTAGCCTTACAATCCTGATGTGGTGTTCTAGATACGTTGCATATTGACTTCCTATTTGttttgaaatatataataaaagtttattcaCTGTCTGGGTTTCAGGGTACAGTTGATTGAAATTAAAATACTATACtgagaatataataaaatggtATTCTATTCTAGTGTAAGGCATTTAAGCACATCTAAAGCTATATTCTTAAGCTCTGCGAGTTgtaatatttgtgttatttgaaTTGTGTATTGAATAGTACATTGGCAGAATATTAAAGCAATGAGCAAATAAATGACTGACCATGCTGTGTTCTtggtcttttattatttttttcaaacaatgttatCATCAAGTGATAAGAAGATAAAATTCCAATGATAAAACCATGTGAGACTAGGAGCTAAGAGAAAGTGGCTGTATATCTGCTCAGGAGGAACGGCATACGGCCTGTGTTCTGGGaatcacagcaacactagccaatcacaAGCCTCTGTAagctcatgtatgcagaagagggTAGATAGCACAATCCTTGGAGTATGATTTGCTGCCCTGTGATGCATTTGGCTGGTTTCCACATGTCTGAGACAAAGCATGGTAGCCTTCACCCCCTCTCTGGGTGGTGGCTTTATTGCATTTGAAGCTACACACAGCACGGGTCTTTATGTCATGGTCGCAGGCCTCTTGTAGTCACAGCTATGACAAATCAGTTGTTGGGTCTGTTGAACAGAGCAGGAAACATGCCACTGCAATTGGGGACACTAGAGGGAAAAAAGCAGAAGTCGAAAATAGCCACACAGCTTGATTTATACGTTTATATTGATTCAATTTATTAACTTGCAATACTTCTGTCTAAAGCATCTCATCAGCTCAGGAGAAGCAGAGCTGCAATCAAGGAAAAGAGCTATGCAATTATGGGATAAGGGTCTTGTTTCAAAGCCCTACACTGGATCTCAACTACCAGAAATTTATCTGGCAGTCCTGGCCTCTCAAGTCCCAGAAATTTATCTGCTCTTACTGGCAGGCTACAAAATACTTTTGTGCCCCAAAACAAtgcctttattttattagagCTCCATCTAGTGGAACAGGCATTACCTCATTTTAGTTTGCTAGAACTATAATTAGaactattaaaagaaaaatgtcaatTTTTTTGTAAAGGTTTAATCTTTTGACCTCAATGAGTTATTTGGCTGGTATCACAGGATGGACCCAACCTTAAACTACGACCTTTATCCACCCAACAAGCATTTAATAGACTTCTTTTTCTTTAGTATAAGCAGACTGAAAGAATAAGCCAGTATTTTGTATCTTAAGCTAATGGACATTGACGTCCAAATATACTTTTCTAGATCTGCAGAgctttggggggaaaaaaacaaacaaatgtagtGCGAAGAGTCCTCTCCTTGTTAAATATCAAGGATTTAAAGGTGATAATTTGCTTATAAGTATTTCCCCTTTGAGTAACAGTCAGATTCCATCATATCACCTTAATGACGGAGTAATATACTAATCTGACGAGCAGGATCTATCACAACGCACACGGTAGATTGCCGCTTGATAATTGTTCAGTAACGTTCACTTAATAAttatgactaaaaaaaaaatgaagagttTCACGTGTTATAATAAACGGTTCATCATATGActgaaaatatttaacaaatgatTAAAACCGACTTTTCCTGACATTGGCTTTAAATTATAAATCGAGGAACATGTCATTTGCACTTCGCTTACCTACAACAGCAGGCAACTCGACATCAGTAtctttctccaaaaaaaaaataagaagcaaAGATTAAACAGGATAAAAGCACAACGGTCACTTTCTCTCATATCATCTTGGATTCTCTTTCCTTTGGTTCAGTCTAGGATCTCTTTTATGCACCAGCAGCAGAGCAGGAAGTAAAGACACTCTTTCAGAGATTGGATGACCCCATAGGCGAAGTTCCTTCCTAGCAGGCTCTTCCCGTGCCCAAAGCCGTGTGCAAGATTTCTCAGGTTCTGTCCCAGTGAGACCGGCACCGCCTGCGGCAAGGGGTGCAGAGGATTCATCGTATGCCGATTGCCTGCTGAAGACTGGAAACGTTGGTTGAAAAAATAGCCAAGTAAGTTTTGAAGGGTTGAGGGGGCTTGCGTTCGATCCTGCTTAATAAAGTTCCCCAGTTTGATGCTGTAAGGAGGCTCAAAATGTGTGACTTTTTTCTACTGCCTCAGTAGCTGTTGTGTtctatacacatactgtacacagaccCTGAGTGATCTCACCACCATGTTATGTTCAGCTCTGGAACGTACCAGTGTACCATGCACTATTCTCTGACATGATATTGTACAATCATTAAACCTTTAATCTCCCTATTGTGCATCTGTAGTTCCAGAAAATGTTTTCTCTCAAATCATTTACCCAAACACGTGATTGGTCCATTCTGCCCCCACTGGAACTGGTGCCTTTTGTTCTAATGTGATTTAGGAAGCCATTTACGGGCATCAGTGGTGCGTCCACTGCATCTATCTCATGACTAGTGCAATAGCTTTGAACAATCACATTGTTCTGTCCTTCCTGTGCGATgagcaaaacataaaaaaaaaacgaggtaCAGCGATTTTATACAACCAGCTCCAAAATTAGTCCCCCTATATGGAAATaggccaaaaaaaaaggtgatacaaaagttttggcaccccaaGAATTAATATTGGCTGTAGCTTTTCCTAAAGGAAAATGCAGTTAACCTCTTAATCTTTAAAATACACTAGgtgttgatcttttttttttttttaaataataatctcTACTAATTAATTAGATAGAATAATAATTAGAAGGTTTTGCATAATAGTAAAAGGTAAGCAGTTTTccgatgggaaaaaaaaaccagtgTGTTTTATACAATACTTACTCAGATTTGTGCATATTCTTATGAAGGGTGCCAATCATTTTGGAGtcgacagatatacagacaaaCTAGTACTAAATGTAGTATTCATGTGATATGTGAAGAACTGCAGATTTAGAAGGAAAATGCAGCCCGAACTATAAAACACACGCGACATCGGGATTGTCTGATAACGCATTTATATATGCAATCTATAGTTCCAGATACATATGTAAACATGTACTTTCCccaaaaataataacagtaaaggcatatgaaaataaatgaaaaggcaacatttatatattaaaaaaaaaaaaaaggcaaaataaacCTTTGgcttagaaaataataataaaaaaccccACAGTTATAATAAAGTGAGCacgagagaaggagagagagaaagagcgagcaagagagagagagagagagagagagagagaaaacactgtCACTATAACACAAAGACTGCAGAGGGTTTCCATGCAACACTTCGGAGGAGACGGTGAGACGGAGTAGGCCAGATTGTTCCAGAACTTtccatcacacccacacacccggCTAGACGACACACGGCACTGCACCGGTCACATTTCTGACTACACCCATGAAGCGAAGTCGTGAAATAATTTCAGACGGCAAACTGAGCCACAGACACGAGTCTGCCTGCCTTACGCATCAGCGCTGACGATCTAATAATACCCCAAATGTGCCTGGTACGGATCCATTAATTATGATGTGATCATGTTTCCAATTACAGAAATCTTTGCTCTTGAGTGGTACACATTTGGTGAACGAACTCAAACCATGCAGCGAGTTTATTTAGGTTTTGGTAAATCTACGAAAGAATAAAACTCACTATCATCGTTTTAAATGCTTCTTCGATCGATGCCGACATCGATAACGAGGCTATCTGGCCTCATCCAGTCCGGGTCTTGGGTGATTTTACACGTATTCTGAACACTGAAATGTGTGATATC harbors:
- the LOC113646727 gene encoding lens epithelial cell protein LEP503 — protein: MNPLHPLPQAVPVSLGQNLRNLAHGFGHGKSLLGRNFAYGVIQSLKECLYFLLCCWCIKEILD